The following proteins are co-located in the Solanum pennellii chromosome 1, SPENNV200 genome:
- the LOC107025173 gene encoding two-component response regulator ARR14-like, which translates to MDIPANSSVMGTKNICLLLVLDDFTCHNIVSDMLHNQTYQVLHVGKTMDTLNAVWERKSIFNLVLTNIHRLNTNGVDILQIIKNKLNLPTIFMSPDDTRCENQVQDCCVGAYVVSFSDTKEMNKFWQMVLEKEKGRKTVVNQEENDSRLPQNVTAETSRENTTSADTDVAIKAHDLKGKRKANSEENRDIEKKRRVVWTPKMHQSFLQAIQYLGYEKAVPKKIVEIMNEPGLTREHVASHLQVCFHLYY; encoded by the exons atggaCATTCCTGCCAATTCATCTGTTATGGGAACTAAAAATATCTGCTTACTTTTAGTTCTTGATGATTTTACTTGTCATAATATTGTTTCTGATATGCTTCACAACCAAACTTATCAAg TTTTGCATGTTGGAAAAACAATGGATACTTTAAATGCTGTTTGGGAGAGAAAGAGTATATTCAATCTTGTTCTTACAAACATCCATAGGCTTAACACAAATGGGGTTGATATTCTACAAATCATCAAGAACAAACTCAATCTTCCTACCATTT TTATGTCACCTGATGATACAAGATGTGAAAATCAAGTACAAGATTGTTGTGTTGGAGCATATGTAGTGAGTTTCTCAGATACAAAAGAGATGAACAAGTTTTGGCAAATGGTGTTAGAGAAGGAGAAAGGTAGAAAAACAGTAGTTAATCAAGAGGAGAATGATTCAAGATTGCCTCAGAATGTAACTGCAGAGACAAGTAGAGAGAACACAACATCTGCTGATACTGATGTAGCGATAAAGGCGCATGATCTGAAGGGTAAGCGAAAAGCTAATAGTGAAGAAAATAGAGACATCGAAAAGAAACGAAGGGTTGTATGGACTCCAAAGATGCATCAAAGTTTCTTGCAAGCTATCCAGTACTTAGGCTATGAAA AGGCTGTTCCTAAGAAAATAGTTGAAATTATGAATGAGCCTGGATTGACTAGAGAACATGTTGCCAGTCATTTGCAGGTGTGTTTTCATTTATATTACTAA
- the LOC107009686 gene encoding flap endonuclease GEN-like 1 — translation MGVGGNFWDLLKPYARPEGFDFLRNKRVAVDLSYWIVQQETALKGQIRNPHIRLTFFRTINLFSKFGAYPVFVTDGTASPLKSQARIARFFRASGIDLSSLPVAEEGISIERNKAFQKCEKECVDLLELLGVPVLKAKGEAEALCAQLNREGLVDACITSDSDAFLFGANCVIKNMQPNSNEPFECYHMSDIESGLGLRRNQLIAISLLVGNDHNLTGVPGIGIETAVRFVKSFSDDEILYRLREIGGGDLQDFQHNVNLDSSLIPSSDESPRKTKVPHCSICGHPGSKKAHLKFACQYCSSTAKEGCIKKPLGFKCDCAPCDLDNQEKEQKRNKNWKLKVCRKIASEQNFRNNEITEMYLNKQQQYDGDYHLSWENPKIDMIVDYLAYYQHWEPSYTRQRMFPMLSTIFLRDVASNSKDQFLGGQYEFDSIQRVKTRFGHQLYVINWKKPTREMSNVICIPSEDSDTEQELGIADESTDLLNEPDSPQIHVKEGCNFLSTEEDMVLVQNAFPEKVSLFLRDKELKESRSRRKRPMKSENSESPKGVQLSITNFYRSSKVPCHEKPEESETGCPKISADTSRERDKEPIRNHSKSVRRKLLFD, via the exons ATGGGGGTCGGTGGAAATTTCTGGGATTTATTGAAACCTTACGCTCGACCTGAAGGATTTGATTTCTTGAGAAACAAACGCGTAGCTGTCGACTTGTCATATTGGATCGTTCAGCAAGAAACTGCACTCAAAGGCCAAATTCGAAATCCACATATCAGACTCACTTTTTTCCGTACCATCAATCTCTTCTCTAAG TTTGGGGCATATCCTGTTTTTGTCACGGATGGCACTGCATCACCACTTAAGTCTCAGGCAAGGATTGCACGATTTTTTCGGGCATCAGGAATTGATTTATCAAGTTTGCCAGTGGCTGAGGAAGGCATTTCAATTGAAAGGAACAAGGCATTTCAGAAATGCGAAAAAGAATGTGTT GATTTGCTTGAACTCCTAGGAGTGCCAGTCCTAAAAGCAAAAGGAGAAGCGGAAGCACTCTGTGCACAGTTGAATAGGGAAGGACTAGTTGATGCGTGTATAACTTCTGACAGTGATGCATTTCTCTTCGGAGCCAATTGTGTTATCAAAAATATGCAACCCAACTCCAAT GAACCATTTGAGTGCTATCACATGTCAGATATTGAGTCTGGTCTAGGGCTGAGAAGGAATCAGTTGATAGCAATTTCGCTTTTGGTGGGAAATGACCACAACTTGACTGGTGTACCAGGGATCGGGATTGAAACAGCAGTTCGTTTTGTCAAATCTTTCAGTGATGATGAGATTTTGTATAG GTTGAGGGAAATAGGTGGAGGGGATCTACAGGATTTTCAGCACAACGTCAACTTAGACAGTAGTTTAATACCCAGTTCAGATGAGAGCCCTCGGAAAACCAAAGTTCCACATTGTTCGATCTGTGGACATCCCGGAAGCAAGAAAGCTCACCTCAAGTTTGCTTGTCAATACTGCAGTTCCACCGCCAAAGAGGGTTGCATTAAGAAGCCATTGGGCTTCAAGTGTGATTGCGCCCCATGTGATTTG GATAATCaggaaaaagaacagaaaagaaACAAGAATTGGAAGCTCAAAGTTTGCAGAAAGATAGCCTCAGAGCAGAATTTCCGAAACAATGAGATCACAGAAATGTACTTGAACAAACAACAGCAATATG atgGTGATTATCATTTATCATGGGAAAATCCAAAGATTGATATGATAGTTGATTATCTGGCTTATTATCAGCACTGGGAGCCATCTTATACACGTCAAAGAATGTTTCCTATGTTATCCACCATATTTCTGAGAGACGTGGCCTCAAATTCCAAAGATCAATTTTTGGGCGGACAATATGAATTTGATTCCATTCAGCGGGTGAAGACAAGATTTGGACATCAACTTTACGTGATCAATTGGAAGAAACCAACACGCGAAATGAGCAATGTAATCTGCATACCTTCTGAAGACTCTGATACGGAACAGGAGCTGGGGATAGCTGATGAGTCCACAGATTTACTTAATGAACCTGATTCTCCGCAGATTCATGTCAAGGAGGGATGCAACTTTTTGTCAACTGAAGAAGATATGGTGCTTGTACAGAATGCTTTTCCAGAAAAGGTGTCCCTGTTCTTGAGAGACAAG GAACTAAAAGAATCAAGATCACGTAGAAAAAGGCCAATGAAGTCTGAGAATTCAGAATCACCGAAAGGTGTTCAACTCAGCATCACCAACTTCTATCGATCATCCAAAGTCCCTTGTCATGAGAAGCCAGAGGAGAGTGAAACTGGATGTCCAAAGATTAGTGCGGATACTTCTAGAGAAAGAGATAAAGAACCCATCCGAAACCACTCCAAGTCAGTTAGACGCAAGCTTTTGTTCGATTAG
- the LOC107016099 gene encoding uncharacterized protein LOC107016099 has product MASSSPSPLARLSLERRPKLLKEFLLQDDPYSSNDFGSYPKKYIHGSTIVRSDKGSSHQLLRSRSSRAATATISAINKVISIVKFLPFTSVKSPSIFPRSISRKLSRKNNYKKSQKHNVDQDVSVKVKVKDILRWKSFRDLAEEKSTPLDSSYSPYRSGTIATTTTTSTTTSERTSWCDSDFTAEDLPSWWGENGEFLGRKNSVGGYCMETTKSSIINKEELCFDENEQHSPVSILESPFQEDDDEGSMAFSFQKRKSMLMQRIQQFESLAEENINSKGEEELKEDEEIEEKARQLLINCEVNYLDDDQLLFDFFWNELITSGKHQNNVNNIDEKLLREAKSWINDDYNEEFEWEIEDKREAYIKDMEKVANWNKFEEEKQEFILDLEFEVFNDLVNEVLEDVFSHNN; this is encoded by the exons ATGGCTTCTTCATCTCCTAGTCCACttgcaagattatcacttgaGCGTAGACCTAAATTGCTTAAAGAATTTCTTCTCCAAGACGATCCATATTCATCAAATGATTTTGGATCATaccctaaaaaatatattcatggTTCAACAATTGTTAGGTCAGACAAAGGTTCATCTCATCAATTACTCAGAAGTCGATCATCTAGAGCCGCAACTGCTACAATCTCCGCGATTAATAAGGTCATCAGCATTGTTAAGTTCTTACCTTTTACCTCTGTAAAATCTCCTTCCATTTTCCCTAGAAGCATTTCAAGAAAACTATCAAGGAAGAATAACTACAAGAAAAGTCAAAAACATAACGTTGACCAGGATGTCTCCGTTAAAGTCAAAGTCAAAGACATCTTACGATGGAAATCATTTAGAGACTTAGCGGAAGAGAAATCAACACCGTTAGATTCTTCTTATTCACCGTATAGGTCCGGTACAATCGCTACCACGACCACGACCTCCACCACGACCAGCGAGAGAACAAGTTGGTGTGATAGCGATTTTACCGCGGAGGATTTACCGTCATGGTGGGGTGAAAATGGTGAATTTTTGGGTAGAAAAAATAGTGTCGGAGGATATTGCATGGAAAccacaaaatcatcaattattaataag gAAGAGTTGTGTTTTGATGAGAATGAGCAACATAGCCCAGTTTCAATTCTTGAATCTCCAtttcaagaagatgatgatgaaggaAGTATGGCTTTCTCTTTCCAGA AAAGAAAAAGCATGCTTATGCAAAGAATTCAACAATTTGAGAGTCTTGCTGAAGAAAACATCAACtctaaaggagaagaagaacTAAAAGAAGATGAGGAAATTGAAGAAAAGGCAAGGCAATTGTTGATCAATTGTGAAGTAAACTATTTGGATGATGATCAACTTCTCTTTGATTTCTTTTGGAATGAATTGATTACAAGTGGAAAACATCAAAACAATGTtaataatattgatgaaaagCTATTAAGAGAGGCAAAATCTTGGATCAATGATGATTACAATGAGGAATTTGAATGGGAAATTGAGGATAAAAGAGAAGCCTATATAAAAGACATGGAAAAAGTAGCAAATTGGAACAAGTTTGAAGAggaaaaacaagagtttatcttggatttggagtttgaagtgtTTAATGATTTGGTCAATGAAGTCTTGGAAGATGTTTTTTCTCATAataattag
- the LOC107008207 gene encoding membrane protein of ER body-like protein has protein sequence MAETDNNGGFRAPLLRSLDGELEKGNKGKNGRPKEPWKGEVVKSIVYAGLDAIVTSFSLISSISAGHLSSVDVLVLGFANLVADGISMGFGDYVSSSTEKDVAAKERTVTEWDIINQHRSQKEELLRHYQQLGMNDTDANTVVNIFAKYRDIMIDEKMAVQKGLLPPDQADKPWKSGLITFTAFIVFGCAPLLAFIVLIPFTKNDTYKFIGACVFSAVALALLGIAKAKIAGQNYALSASITLFNGLIAGAAAYGIGWTLRNVAGLEE, from the exons ATGGCGGAAACAGACAACAACGGTGGATTTAGGGCACCATTACTGAGATCATTAGATGGAGAATTGGAGAAAGGGAATAAGGGGAAGAATGGGAGACCCAAAGAGCCATGGAAAGGAGAAGTGGTGAAGAGCATTGTGTATGCAGGGCTTGATGCCATTGTCACCTCTTTCTCCCTCATTTCTTCCATCTCTGCTGGCCATCTTTCCTCTG TGGATGTTTTGGTGCTAGGTTTTGCTAATTTAGTTGCGGATGGAATATCTATGGGGTTTGGGGACTATGTGTCAAGCAGCACGGAGAAAGATGTAGCAGCCAAGGAGAGGACAGTAACTGAGTGGGATATCATTAACCAGCACAGGTCACAGAAGGAGGAATTACTTCGACATTATCAGCAACTTGGAATGAATGATACTGATGCTAATACA GTGGTGAATATATTTGCAAAGTATAGGGATATCATGATAGATGAGAAGATGGCAGTACAGAAAGGATTATTGCCACCAGATCAAGCTGACAAGCCGTGGAAGAGTGGGCTAATCACATTTACAGCCTTCATTGTGTTTGGTTGTGCGCCGCTTCTGGCATTCATCGTGCTCATACCGTTCACAAAAAACGACACATACAAGTTCATTGGTGCCTGTGTGTTTTCTGCAGTTGCCCTGGCACTGTTGGGGATAGCTAAGGCCAAGATTGCTGGTCAGAATTATGCTCTTTCTGCAAGCATCACCCTTTTCAATGGACTCATTGCTGGGGCTGCTGCATATGGTATTGGCTGGACACTCAGGAATGTTGCTGGCTTGGAAGAGTGA
- the LOC107013709 gene encoding UDP-galactose/UDP-glucose transporter 4-like isoform X2, whose product MFITVVSGFMLFLEYVYNRLQFSYGWYFTFVQGLVYVALIHFLNGFTPKQMVNPWKDYVKLSTVLMGSHGLTKGSLAFLNYPAQIMFKSAKVLPVMVMGAFVPGLRRKYPPHEYVSAVLLVAGLILFTLADAQTSPNFSLIGVLMISGALVMDSFVGNYQEAIFTSNPNTTQMEMLYCSTIVGFPILFVAMIVTGELRIAWPACAQHPYVYGVLVFEACATFVGQVSVLSLVAIFGAATTTMITTARKAVTLLLSYLIFTKPLTEQHGTGLLLMSMCIIMKMLPENKPSQPRPQKIIPLQQTEKPRETEDDRFQIGIEEEEEKRPFV is encoded by the exons ATGTTTATCACAGTTGTTTCTGGCTTCATGTTATTCCTG GAATATGTATATAATAGGCTTCAATTCAG CTACGGATGGTACTTTACCTTTGTTCAAGGATTGGTTTATGTGGCTCTTATTCATTTCCTCAATGGTTTTACTCCTAAGCAAATGGTGAATCCGTGGAAGGATTATGTTAAGCTCTCTACTGTTCTCATGGGCTCACATGGGTTAACGAAAGGGTCTTTGGCTTTCCTCAACTATCCAGCCCAAATCATGTTCAAATCTGCGAAG GTTTTGCCTGTCATGGTAATGGGGGCTTTCGTGCCCGGTCTGCGACGAAAATATCCACCCCATGAATATGTTTCGGCAGTACTCTTGGTAGCAGGCCTGATTCTTTTCACTTTGGCTGATGCACAAACCTCGCCAAATTTCAGCTTAATCGGTGTGCTAATGATATCTGGTGCTTTGGTTATGGATTCTTTTGTGGGAAATTATCAAGAGGCCATCTTCACGTCTAATCCTAACACAACACAG ATGGAGATGCTCTATTGCTCAACAATTGTCGGGTTTCCTATCTTGTTTGTGGCTATGATTGTAACAGGAGAACTAAGGATAGCATGGCCTGCATGTGCTCAG CATCCCTATGTTTACGGAGTCTTGGTGTTTGAAGCCTGCGCTACTTTCGTGGGGCAAGTGTCTGTCCTTTCCCTCGTAGCAATATTTGGTGCTGCCACTACTACAATG ATTACAACTGCAAGGAAGGCTGTAACCTTATTGCTTTCATACTTGATATTCACAAAGCCTTTGACCGAACAACACGGTACTGGATTGCTGTTGATGTCTATGTGCATCATTATGAAGATGTTGCCTGAAAACAAGCCATCACAGCCTAGGCCGCAGAAAATCATCCCTCTTCAGCAAACTGAAAAACCTCGCGAGACTGAAGATGACAGATTTCAGATAGGCattgaagaggaagaagagaagagaccTTTTGTCTAA
- the LOC107013709 gene encoding UDP-galactose/UDP-glucose transporter 4-like isoform X1, whose translation MKNDDQALFLFGISLSTRPRWQQFLLCSSGFFFGYLVNGVCEEYVYNRLQFSYGWYFTFVQGLVYVALIHFLNGFTPKQMVNPWKDYVKLSTVLMGSHGLTKGSLAFLNYPAQIMFKSAKVLPVMVMGAFVPGLRRKYPPHEYVSAVLLVAGLILFTLADAQTSPNFSLIGVLMISGALVMDSFVGNYQEAIFTSNPNTTQMEMLYCSTIVGFPILFVAMIVTGELRIAWPACAQHPYVYGVLVFEACATFVGQVSVLSLVAIFGAATTTMITTARKAVTLLLSYLIFTKPLTEQHGTGLLLMSMCIIMKMLPENKPSQPRPQKIIPLQQTEKPRETEDDRFQIGIEEEEEKRPFV comes from the exons atGAAGAATGATGATCAAGCTCTGTTTCTCTTTGGTATTTCTCTTTCGACCCGACCCAGATGGCAACAATTCCTGTTATGCTCTTCTGGGTTCTTTTTTGGGTATCTTGTTAATGGCGTCTGTGAG GAATATGTATATAATAGGCTTCAATTCAG CTACGGATGGTACTTTACCTTTGTTCAAGGATTGGTTTATGTGGCTCTTATTCATTTCCTCAATGGTTTTACTCCTAAGCAAATGGTGAATCCGTGGAAGGATTATGTTAAGCTCTCTACTGTTCTCATGGGCTCACATGGGTTAACGAAAGGGTCTTTGGCTTTCCTCAACTATCCAGCCCAAATCATGTTCAAATCTGCGAAG GTTTTGCCTGTCATGGTAATGGGGGCTTTCGTGCCCGGTCTGCGACGAAAATATCCACCCCATGAATATGTTTCGGCAGTACTCTTGGTAGCAGGCCTGATTCTTTTCACTTTGGCTGATGCACAAACCTCGCCAAATTTCAGCTTAATCGGTGTGCTAATGATATCTGGTGCTTTGGTTATGGATTCTTTTGTGGGAAATTATCAAGAGGCCATCTTCACGTCTAATCCTAACACAACACAG ATGGAGATGCTCTATTGCTCAACAATTGTCGGGTTTCCTATCTTGTTTGTGGCTATGATTGTAACAGGAGAACTAAGGATAGCATGGCCTGCATGTGCTCAG CATCCCTATGTTTACGGAGTCTTGGTGTTTGAAGCCTGCGCTACTTTCGTGGGGCAAGTGTCTGTCCTTTCCCTCGTAGCAATATTTGGTGCTGCCACTACTACAATG ATTACAACTGCAAGGAAGGCTGTAACCTTATTGCTTTCATACTTGATATTCACAAAGCCTTTGACCGAACAACACGGTACTGGATTGCTGTTGATGTCTATGTGCATCATTATGAAGATGTTGCCTGAAAACAAGCCATCACAGCCTAGGCCGCAGAAAATCATCCCTCTTCAGCAAACTGAAAAACCTCGCGAGACTGAAGATGACAGATTTCAGATAGGCattgaagaggaagaagagaagagaccTTTTGTCTAA
- the LOC107027088 gene encoding uncharacterized protein LOC107027088, producing the protein MEMEIVSEKGGIAELIQALDQATLMAKQLPTTADSSQLLQIHSSLQSAHHRLSNFLSHHQPPHLLPAPLPFPENSVSSAVGGEPMQVGDEEDAVNDSKSSIDRVEERMRDCFIQNKRPKRPLSPTSAVAEQRRSYDNDGPDLEFDPHRTKLRSLDLIYQFHS; encoded by the coding sequence atgGAGATGGAGATAGTTTCAGAGAAAGGAGGCATAGCTGAATTGATACAAGCACTTGACCAAGCAACCCTAATGGCTAAACAACTTCCCACCACTGCTGATTCTTCCCAACTCCTACAAATCCACTCTTCCCTTCAATCTGCTCACCACCGTCTCTCCAACTTCCTTTCCCACCACCAACCACCACATCTCCTCCCTGCACCACTTCCATTTCCCGAGAATTCTGTCTCCTCCGCCGTAGGCGGTGAACCTATGCAAGTTGGGGATGAGGAAGATGCTGTGAATGATTCCAAGAGTAGTATTGACAGAGTGGAGGAGAGGATGAGGGATTGTTTCATTCAGAATAAGAGACCTAAAAGACCTCTTTCCCCGACCTCAGCTGTGGCTGAGCAGCGCCGGAGCTATGACAATGACGGCCCTGATTTGGAATTTGATCCTCATCGGACGAAGTTGAGGTCCTTGGATCTTATTTATCAGTTCCATTCTTGA
- the LOC107026992 gene encoding ribosomal RNA small subunit methyltransferase, chloroplastic, with translation MPSMLHTLLPLSSTPKPPANSPVYDGPFAVHSTRPKSLHTVAAVSKTTSETRINNKAEDDYHATLKALNSKGRFPRKSLGQHYMLNSEVNDQLVAAADVQEGDLVVEIGPGTGSLTNVLVNSGATVLAIEKDPYMAALVTERFSSLDCVKVLQEDFTKCHIRSHLSTVLQSGMNSSGVKTKYAKVVSNLPFNISTEVIKQLLPMGDIFSEVVLLLQEEAAVRMVDSSLRSSEYRPINIFINFYSDPEYKFKVPRTNFFPQPKVDAAVVSFRLKQPVDYPPVSSAKSFFSMVNCAFNGKRKMLRKTLQHICSSFEIEEALASAGLPSTSRPEELALNDFVRLHNSIVKP, from the exons ATGCCTTCTATGCTGCATACCCTGCTGCCACTCTCTTCAACGCCAAAACCTCCGGCAAATTCTCCGGTGTACGATGGACCCTTTGCTGTCCATAGTACAAGACCCAAATCCCTTCATACGGTAGCTGCAGTATCTAAAACTACAAGCGAAACAAGAATCAACAACAAGGCTGAGGACGACTATCATGCCACTCTCAAAGCTCTCAACTCTAAAGGTCGTTTTCCAAGAAAGTCACTTGGGCAG cattacatgctgaattcaGAGGTAAACGATCAACTAGTTGCTGCTGCTGATGTGCAAGAAGGAGATTTGGTGGTTGAAATTGGGCCTGGTACCGGTTCCCTGACAAATGTTCTTGTCAATTCTGGTGCCACTGTCCTTGCAATTGAAAAG GATCCCTACATGGCAGCCCTTGTAACAGAGAGATTTTCCAGTCTAGACTGTGTAAAG GTCTTGCAAGAGGATTTCACAAAATGTCACATACGCTCCCATTTGTCCACAGTTTTGCAGAGTGGAATGAATTCTTCTGGTGTGAAAACAAAATATGCTAAG GTTGTCTCCAATCTACCTTTTAACATAAGTACAGAAGTTATTAAGCAACTTCTTCCAATGGGTGATATCTTCTCGGAAGTAGTTTTGTTGCTCCAG GAGGAAGCAGCTGTGCGCATGGTGGATTCATCATTACGGTCCTCCGAATACCGACCCATTAATATTTTCATCAACTTCTATTCAG ATCCTGAATACAAATTTAAGGTGCCGAGGACAAATTTCTTTCCACAACCTAAA GTTGACGCAGCTGTAGTTTCCTTCAGACTGAAGCAACCTGTAGATTATCCTCCCGTTTCTTCTGCTAAAAGCTTCTTCTCAATG GTCAACTGTGCATTTAATGGGAAACGTAAGATGTTACGAAAGACACTACAACATATATGCTCTTCTTTTGAGATTGAAGAAGCTCTTGCTAGCGCTGGTCTTCCATCCACG TCAAGGCCTGAGGAGCTTGCGCTTAATGATTTTGTAAGGCTGCATAATTCAATTGTTAAACCCTAG